One window of the Candidatus Edwardsbacteria bacterium RifOxyA12_full_54_48 genome contains the following:
- a CDS encoding DNA methyltransferase, which yields MANSNLTNAKRAKNDEFYTQYDDIQKEIEAYLEYNPKVFKGKTVYCNCDDPFESNFFRYFVLNFDKLRLKQLITTSYKPSPVANTQLELIGVDKTHTKSKGRPKITANKFIINEVQDIDGDGEFNLKDVAKQLKANKHNEWTPINGDGDFRSDECIKLLKQSDIVVTNPPFSLFREYVKQLFDYNKKFVIIGNLNAITYKEVFQKIKENKMWLGPSISSGDREFQVPDSYPITAAGWRVNDEGKIFLRIKGVRWFTNLDHGRRHQPLKPMSMKDNLRFNKKLKGKEFYDRYDNYDAIEVPFTDAIPSDYKGVMGVPISFLDKYNPDQFEIVGLTSGRDEFECRPSKKYINPTQHNTDGSVINGSKSNTRATIKLDKVPADIYYTADNADGPLLIVYARILIKHKKK from the coding sequence ATGGCAAACAGTAATCTTACAAACGCAAAAAGGGCAAAGAACGACGAGTTCTATACACAGTACGATGATATTCAAAAAGAGATTGAAGCATATCTGGAATACAACCCCAAGGTGTTCAAAGGCAAGACAGTGTATTGTAACTGCGATGATCCGTTCGAGAGCAATTTTTTTCGTTATTTCGTGCTAAATTTCGATAAGCTTAGACTGAAACAACTTATCACTACCAGCTATAAGCCATCACCAGTGGCCAACACGCAACTGGAGTTAATAGGCGTTGATAAAACTCACACAAAATCAAAAGGCCGACCCAAAATAACCGCCAATAAATTTATTATCAACGAAGTTCAAGACATAGATGGCGACGGCGAATTCAACTTGAAGGATGTTGCCAAGCAGTTAAAGGCAAACAAACACAACGAATGGACACCGATAAACGGCGACGGCGACTTTCGTAGCGATGAATGTATAAAGCTGCTGAAACAATCTGATATCGTAGTAACAAATCCTCCGTTTTCGTTGTTTCGCGAATATGTTAAACAGCTTTTTGATTATAATAAAAAGTTTGTGATTATTGGCAACTTGAATGCGATTACCTACAAAGAAGTTTTTCAAAAGATTAAGGAAAACAAGATGTGGTTGGGGCCAAGTATCTCTAGTGGCGATCGTGAGTTTCAAGTTCCAGATAGTTATCCAATTACTGCTGCTGGGTGGAGAGTAAATGATGAAGGGAAAATATTTTTACGCATAAAAGGTGTCCGTTGGTTCACCAACCTTGACCACGGTAGAAGACACCAACCCCTAAAACCTATGTCAATGAAAGACAATTTAAGATTTAACAAAAAACTGAAAGGTAAAGAATTTTATGACCGCTATGACAACTACGATGCTATAGAAGTTCCATTTACTGATGCCATTCCGAGCGATTACAAAGGCGTAATGGGGGTGCCGATTAGTTTTTTGGATAAATATAATCCTGATCAATTTGAAATAGTAGGCTTGACTTCAGGCAGAGATGAGTTTGAATGTCGGCCCTCCAAAAAATATATAAACCCAACCCAACATAACACAGATGGTAGTGTAATTAATGGGAGTAAATCCAACACTCGTGCAACTATTAAACTTGATAAAGTGCCAGCAGATATTTATTACACCGCAGACAATGCAGATGGACCCCTTTTAATCGTTTATGCTAGAATCTTAATTAAACACAAGAAGAAGTAA
- a CDS encoding HNH endonuclease, translating to MKTTLKTDITVKDICEGFVYNELEGKGLFGLSGKLTIQPEYQRNYIYASDGGKKEVAVIESLLKEYPLGLIYFNKVSDEKLEVLDGQQRITSFGRFIAGKFAIKDDDGNEQYFSGMAKDKQTRILKTKLTIYECEGKESEIKEWFKTINIAGVPLNEQELLNAIYSGPFVTLGKAEFSNSQNANIQKWSAYVKGSANRQDFMERALDWVSKGNISDYMSQHRKDENINELKTYFNSVIEWASSVFKDVQREMCGIEWGRLYEEYHKKSYNPAKVSAEAQELYADPYIKNRKGIFEYILGGSVDTKLLEVRVFDEATKKTVYAAQTKKAETKGKSNCPLCAVGHDANKSKIWKLDEMDADHVTAWSKGGGTNAKNCQMLCKTHNRAKGNR from the coding sequence ATGAAAACAACATTAAAAACAGACATTACTGTCAAAGATATTTGCGAAGGGTTCGTCTATAACGAACTGGAGGGCAAGGGGCTTTTCGGCCTGTCCGGCAAGCTGACAATCCAGCCGGAATACCAGCGTAATTATATCTATGCTTCCGACGGCGGCAAAAAAGAAGTGGCCGTCATCGAATCCCTACTCAAAGAGTACCCGCTAGGTTTGATATATTTTAACAAAGTAAGCGATGAAAAACTGGAAGTCTTGGACGGTCAACAGCGCATTACCAGTTTCGGGCGCTTTATCGCTGGGAAATTTGCCATCAAAGATGACGATGGGAATGAGCAATATTTCAGTGGCATGGCAAAGGACAAGCAAACTAGAATATTGAAAACAAAACTGACCATTTACGAATGCGAGGGCAAGGAAAGCGAAATAAAGGAGTGGTTCAAGACAATCAACATTGCCGGGGTCCCGCTCAATGAGCAGGAGCTTTTGAATGCAATATATTCTGGTCCGTTTGTGACGCTCGGCAAGGCAGAGTTCAGTAACAGTCAAAATGCCAACATTCAGAAATGGAGCGCCTATGTAAAAGGCAGCGCCAATCGTCAGGATTTTATGGAAAGGGCTTTGGATTGGGTGAGCAAGGGCAATATCAGTGACTATATGAGCCAGCATCGCAAGGATGAAAACATCAACGAGCTTAAAACATACTTCAATAGCGTTATTGAATGGGCGTCTAGCGTATTTAAAGATGTCCAAAGGGAGATGTGTGGTATTGAGTGGGGACGGCTGTATGAAGAGTATCATAAAAAATCGTATAACCCTGCTAAAGTATCAGCAGAAGCCCAGGAGCTTTACGCTGACCCATATATCAAAAACCGAAAGGGAATCTTTGAGTATATACTTGGGGGTTCCGTAGATACAAAATTGCTGGAGGTCCGGGTCTTTGATGAGGCAACCAAGAAAACTGTTTACGCAGCACAGACTAAAAAGGCTGAAACCAAAGGAAAATCAAACTGCCCACTTTGTGCAGTGGGGCATGATGCCAACAAGAGCAAGATATGGAAATTAGACGAAATGGATGCCGACCATGTAACAGCATGGAGCAAGGGTGGCGGTACAAATGCCAAGAACTGTCAAATGTTGTGTAAGACCCATAATAGAGCAAAAGGGAATCGATAA
- a CDS encoding tRNA (adenosine(37)-N6)-dimethylallyltransferase MiaA, with translation MNPVMVIAGPTAVGKTPVALDLAEKIGAEIISADSRQVYKYLDIGTAKPSRSERQKIKHHLLDFLEPDEIYSAARFAADARAVMDRLDEQGKRYIIAGGSGLYLKALIEGLSQIPGADENIRRELDSLLAAKGKGALYEMLKELDPESAQKIKPHDAVRTIRAIEVFRLSGIKMSQWQRKERIRDKRHYRLVVLNRERDPLYRLIEIRVDRMVAQGLFEETARVLRMGYPPDSNSLNTVGYKEAIAFINGATDRNTAAGLIKQNTRRYAKRQLTWFRGMPQAEWLEVDKSGGLEKIAQELNR, from the coding sequence ATGAATCCGGTGATGGTCATCGCCGGGCCGACCGCCGTGGGGAAAACCCCAGTGGCGTTGGATCTGGCTGAAAAAATCGGTGCCGAGATAATCTCGGCTGACTCCCGGCAGGTATACAAGTATCTTGATATCGGCACCGCCAAGCCATCCAGGTCCGAAAGGCAAAAGATCAAGCATCACCTGCTGGATTTTCTGGAGCCGGATGAGATCTACAGCGCCGCCCGTTTTGCGGCCGATGCCCGGGCGGTAATGGACCGGCTGGATGAGCAGGGCAAAAGGTACATCATTGCCGGCGGCTCGGGGCTTTACCTGAAGGCCCTTATCGAGGGCCTGTCGCAGATCCCCGGGGCCGATGAGAATATCCGGCGGGAGTTGGATTCGCTGCTGGCGGCCAAAGGCAAGGGAGCATTATATGAGATGCTTAAAGAACTTGATCCAGAATCAGCTCAAAAAATAAAACCCCACGATGCCGTCCGGACGATCCGGGCCATCGAGGTATTCAGGCTCTCCGGCATAAAAATGTCGCAGTGGCAGAGGAAGGAGCGGATCAGGGATAAGCGGCACTATCGGCTGGTGGTGCTCAACCGGGAGCGCGATCCGCTCTACCGCCTGATAGAGATCAGGGTGGACCGGATGGTTGCACAGGGATTGTTCGAGGAAACAGCCAGGGTGCTCAGGATGGGATATCCTCCGGATAGCAACTCGCTTAATACGGTGGGATATAAGGAAGCCATAGCTTTTATCAACGGGGCAACGGACCGCAATACTGCGGCCGGCCTTATCAAGCAGAATACCAGGCGCTATGCCAAGCGTCAGCTGACCTGGTTCCGCGGCATGCCCCAGGCGGAATGGCTGGAGGTCGATAAAAGCGGAGGCCTGGAGAAGATCGCCCAAGAACTGAATCGGTAA
- a CDS encoding DNA protecting protein DprA, with product MKTHEELLWWLRLQSVKGVGSIKFNELIRVLGHPRKVFASDDSALSQVPKIDARVIQEIRSFKFVPGYAEEQLEKADKLRADILTMDDPEYPDNLKNFTDAPPILFVRGSLKSSDQRAVAIVGSRNATTYGKNTSSGMARELASLGITVVSGMARGIDSAAHQGALAAGGRTIAVLGCGVDIAYPAENRKLRDSIMESGAVLSEYPIGEKPLPAHFPNRNRIITGLSLGVLAVEAREDSGVFSTVRWAAEQGREVFAVPGPITSATSLGPNQLIKQGAKMVLNISDILEELNLSGPDKMPPKETRPEIELEGDEGSVFASLADDPRHIDVIARTAERSSSDTLRILFTLEMKGLIRQLPGKMFARI from the coding sequence ATGAAGACGCATGAGGAATTGCTCTGGTGGCTGCGACTGCAGTCGGTCAAGGGAGTCGGCTCCATCAAGTTCAATGAACTGATCAGGGTCTTGGGCCATCCCCGAAAGGTGTTTGCTTCCGACGATTCAGCGCTGTCCCAGGTTCCCAAGATAGATGCCAGGGTCATACAGGAGATCCGAAGCTTTAAATTCGTGCCGGGCTATGCCGAGGAGCAGTTGGAGAAGGCCGATAAGCTGAGGGCCGACATCCTGACCATGGACGATCCGGAATATCCGGACAATCTTAAAAATTTCACCGATGCCCCGCCAATTCTGTTCGTCCGGGGCTCCCTGAAAAGCTCCGACCAGAGGGCGGTGGCCATAGTCGGCTCCCGCAATGCCACCACCTACGGCAAGAACACCTCCTCGGGGATGGCCCGGGAACTGGCTTCGTTGGGGATCACGGTGGTCAGCGGAATGGCCCGGGGCATCGATTCTGCAGCCCACCAGGGAGCGCTGGCCGCCGGAGGCCGGACCATTGCCGTGCTGGGCTGCGGGGTGGACATCGCATACCCGGCCGAAAACAGAAAGCTCCGGGATTCCATCATGGAGAGCGGGGCGGTGCTCTCGGAATACCCCATCGGCGAAAAACCGCTGCCGGCCCATTTTCCCAACCGCAACCGGATCATCACCGGGCTCTCGCTGGGGGTGCTGGCGGTGGAGGCCCGGGAGGACAGCGGGGTGTTCTCCACCGTCCGGTGGGCGGCCGAACAGGGCCGGGAGGTCTTTGCGGTGCCCGGCCCCATAACCTCGGCCACCAGCCTGGGGCCCAACCAGCTGATCAAGCAGGGGGCCAAGATGGTCCTCAACATAAGCGACATCCTGGAGGAGTTGAATCTATCGGGTCCCGATAAAATGCCGCCCAAAGAAACTCGTCCTGAAATAGAACTGGAGGGCGATGAGGGTTCGGTGTTCGCCAGCCTGGCCGATGATCCCCGGCATATAGATGTCATAGCCCGAACGGCAGAGCGCAGTTCCTCGGACACTCTGAGAATACTTTTTACCCTGGAGATGAAGGGTTTGATACGGCAGCTGCCGGGAAAGATGTTCGCCAGGATATGA
- a CDS encoding pantetheine-phosphate adenylyltransferase, with protein sequence MGRNEMGNLAIYPGTFDPVTNGHLDIIQRGAEIFDRIIVAVAASRNKNPLFSLEERVEMLKKTAAGYKGVSVEPFDGLLVDYARSKGARVIIRGLRAVSDFEYEFQLALMNRKLNPGMDTFFVMPSEKYVYLNSGLIKEISRMGGDISSLVPDEVLNNLKAKYHK encoded by the coding sequence ATGGGGAGGAATGAAATGGGAAACCTGGCAATTTACCCGGGGACTTTCGACCCGGTGACCAACGGCCACCTGGACATCATCCAGCGCGGGGCGGAGATCTTTGACCGGATAATCGTGGCGGTGGCCGCCAGCCGGAATAAAAACCCCCTGTTCTCCCTGGAGGAGAGGGTGGAGATGCTCAAAAAGACCGCCGCCGGATATAAAGGGGTGTCGGTGGAACCATTCGACGGGCTGCTGGTGGACTATGCCCGGTCCAAGGGGGCCCGGGTCATCATCCGGGGCCTGCGGGCGGTGTCCGATTTTGAATACGAGTTCCAGCTGGCCCTGATGAACCGCAAGCTGAACCCCGGGATGGACACCTTCTTTGTGATGCCCTCGGAGAAGTACGTATATTTAAACTCCGGCCTGATCAAGGAGATCTCCCGCATGGGCGGAGACATCTCTTCCCTGGTGCCGGATGAAGTGCTGAATAATTTAAAGGCGAAGTACCACAAATGA
- a CDS encoding 16S rRNA (guanine(966)-N(2))-methyltransferase RsmD: MKIIAGEFRGRNINCPEGWDVRPTSSMARAAIFNILQQGGACRRALDLYAGSGALGIEALSRGAESVVLVEKDPGPAGAIKDNLAALKLYPRARLYAGDALEFLRTCGEQFDLILADPPYPDHCLPDILDAVERSRTLADYGTLVIQHSLKEKSPASFGGLKRWKNKTYGKTQVSFYRYNGEE; this comes from the coding sequence GTGAAGATAATCGCCGGAGAATTCCGGGGCCGGAACATCAACTGCCCGGAGGGCTGGGATGTCCGTCCCACCTCCAGCATGGCCCGGGCGGCCATCTTCAACATTCTGCAGCAGGGCGGCGCCTGCCGCCGGGCCCTGGACCTTTACGCCGGATCGGGCGCTCTGGGGATCGAGGCCCTGTCCCGCGGGGCGGAATCGGTAGTGCTGGTGGAGAAGGACCCTGGACCGGCCGGAGCCATAAAAGACAACCTGGCAGCCCTCAAGCTATACCCCCGGGCCAGGCTGTATGCCGGCGACGCTCTGGAATTTTTGAGGACCTGCGGGGAGCAGTTCGATCTGATCCTGGCCGACCCGCCCTATCCCGATCACTGCCTGCCGGATATCCTGGATGCCGTGGAGCGGAGCAGAACGCTGGCAGATTACGGCACCCTGGTCATCCAGCACTCCCTGAAGGAAAAATCCCCGGCCAGCTTCGGGGGGCTGAAAAGGTGGAAGAACAAAACCTACGGCAAGACCCAGGTGAGCTTTTACCGTTATAATGGGGAGGAATGA